tcgtaataaaaaagttcaacaTTTTCAGGTAATCAATTGGATAATTTAcgacataatataaaaaatatgaattcgtctttgaaaaatttcatgaagaaaaatagttgtgataaaaattttgttttcaaagaaGTCTTTAAAAATTGCGTAAAACATCATAACTACATTTTAAGgtacaaaagtaatatttatatccgTATATAGTAACTGTgctaaaatctttttttcctAAAAAAGACTTTCAATGTACCAGATAAGGTTTAATTTCCAGTGATTACTAAAACTACACTGCTTTTGAAACTTAAATTTGCAGCACCAGAAATTCtgtcttttttaaatcgtgccataagaaatataactgtaattattaatatttacttttagtttTGTGGAATTAATTCAAGAGACATTTGGAGGTCAATTTTCGTTGACGTTAATCTTCAATGCTTGTATAATATGTTCCACGTCGGTACAGTTCTTCTCGGTAAGAAAGCTTCGCAGTAGTTTACACTGTTGAAACAACTGTACAACAGTATATTGTTaactcaattttattaaaggaaGTGAGAAggattttaacagtggtacaTACCACAACAGCGATACTTGTTGGGTACCCGAAtgggtgcaataccacgaccacacagaagacaggcgtgaagtggtaGGAATCCCGTATACAGGTTGAGCAGTGCGAATGCCGAAGGCCTTTTAGACCATGCTCCCTTCtcattcttttcttataaacaaatgatgggaaggggaagtggactTGGGggaggagaggacgcatagaaaggggaacttttatttttctgtgcGCCAGCAATCTGCAAGTGCGGATATCTATGaggcgaattcagatggccgcttgtttATTCGTCaccataaaacataaataatacaaatatcatACCATTTTAACTTGAGTAcaatttgtaattgttttgtaataattctCTTTATATCGACACTTTATCAATGTGGAACATTATGTCGATCCACTAACACATCCACTAACAAATGTCGTAGAATATTGAGGTacctaattatgtttttattaatattgatacatttaaatacaattattttaattaaacaatttatagatCCAGTGTCCCTCTAACAACATAAGCGAGTTTACTTGGGTTTTCGCATTCATGTTTATATTTGCGATGATACTGTACGTTGATTCTTATTACGGTGACGCGATTACAACTAAGGTAACGACATTGTTTTCCATCTCTAGTTAGCATTAGTATATAAACCTCTTAATGTGTTACTAAAAAACTGATTCAGTTGTTTTCAATCTGGGGGTCGCGACCTATCACAGGGTCCCGACCTTCTGTGGGGTCCCGAAGCCCCGAATAACTTCGACagatttttgtttatcaacattcaattaacattaagagCGAACAGATACTATGTGAATTATTGAGTTTTTTGCTCGCCCATTTCAGGGGGTCgcaacataataattttagggGGTCGTGTTTTGTACAATGTAGTAAAACACTAGTGGCACTTACAAAAGGTCGTATTTGTAGTGTGATTATCATTAAATCCATTTTTAACTgtcattgtaatttaatttagaattttgcgATATCTGAAGCGATATACTCATACCCATGGGTCAATTTGTCGCCGCAACTGAAACGAAATGTGCAGTTATTTATTGGCAAAACACAAGTACCTTTGGTTATTAAAACATCCATACTAGTTCCAGTTTCTTTGGATACATTTACAAAGGTAATTCATTCGTTGTAGAAATTATGCACATTAAgtgtataagtttttttttttttttttaataaaaaattaaaataatgaaaacggacagtaatatttttacaatgaacaaatcatgaaaataaaactttcaatCTTATATTTCATATGTAATCAGATTCTTCGAAtacatttcaaattcaaaaagctttaataaaatatttaattttttaatcaacttaTACAGGTCATGAATTGGACATACAAAGGATTTGCGgttttaaatcaaatgaaGGCATAACAGCATTTAAAATGAACGTAACttactttaaactttttaattctttatataataataatgcacAAACTACAAGAAGTATTGATCACGTAGAAATGTTTCTACGTTTGCCTTTGGAATAAAAAGGTACTTTGAATTACTAAAAACACAAGAATTTCAACTTTTGATGTATGTAAGTTTCTTTCACAATACGgttattatatgaaataaagtaacgtattaaaaaagtgtcattgttttacttttttccaTGTAAATCTACTCCAGAAACGttacaaaaagaaacataaaacaataatttttcctCAGTCTCTGAAAAATcagaaataatatatatttttttttataagagaagggggcaaacgagcagcgggaacaccaaggtgttcatcgacgcccatggacatctgcaataccagaggaatcacagatgcgttgccggcctttgagaagatgatacgctcgcttcttgaaggaccctaagtcgtagcggtttggaaataccgccgaggacagaccattccacaacgcggcggtacgcggtagaaagctacgcgaaaaccgcacggttgtggattgccagccatcgaggtggtgtggatggaacttggcggtctgtcgggtcgtccgatgacggaactcggcggcaggaattgttccaaacaactcttctgagcactccccgtggtaaatacggtagaaaatgcagagggaactaacgtccctccgcaacgccagagtgtcgagccgatcagtaagaactcggtcgttgacgattcgaaccactctccgttgtatgcggtcaaacggaagaagctggtactgGGGTGATCCCGCCCAgagatgcgagcagtattccatgtggggccgaacttgcgccttataGAGCTGAAGGCGATGGCCCGgtaggaaatactgcttcgctctACCGAGCACACCCAGTTTTACATGTACATGTTTTGTACACGTGTTCCGGCAACAGAATCCACGTTTATACCTATATCTTGTGTCAGTGAGTCTAAAAgtaattgcaataaaatatttgatttaaattaatgagacAAAAACAAAGATCGCTCATGGCGCAAGAAATACAACaacattcaaactttatgactGCTCGTGCTTAGCTATACTCATAAAATTGTCTGGAGACGAGAACTTAGGAAgggtaaatataattttattgtgcgTATTCTACTCTCAAGATAAACTCATCTGCCACCTTTTAAAGTGTTGGATATGCCTTTTGTCAACGGTCACTTCGCAATTTTATCTAAATCTAACGCCTTTAGCTCGTTTGTTAGCTTTTTGTAGAAAGAAATAGGTGGATGCGCACTTGGGATGTAAGAAAACACGGGTGAAAATGCCCCACGCACCTCTGCGTACCTAAAATATGTTGTACGCAGTGTCTAGTGTAAAATTTCGAGCCTCTAGTAAGTTGGGATGGCACTGTAAGAGACGCTCTGGGCAAAAGAATCTTCCTTTGTACAATCAGCCTTGCTTGTTCTAATAATAAGGGCATCGTAAATTAAATACGAATAcagaagaaatatatattttaatactttgatatattaaatttacacatttttgCCTGATATATGATAGTTGTAAACTTTCATAAGTAGAAacacgaattaaaaaaaataaaagtttacgaCAGAAATAAAAGAGACTAAGATATTATTATGgcattaacaaatttattttgttaatgccttcattttgtaaaaaaaaaacactttttatcaAACTTGACATTTGAAATGATGCTTTGTTTAgcaattttgataatatttgagACGCTTGACGAATAAACCagacaaacaaatattgtttacaaaaaaaaatgtacaattatttgaataaaaatcgtCTAACAAATTGTATCTGGTTATAAAATTGGAAGAATTTGTTCGTAGCGGCCCAGTTGGAATTATAAACAATAGGTAACAACCAACAAGTTGGCAAACAAGGCCAAGGAGAGTAAAACATAAACCAAAAAGCTATTGTCTTATTCACAATGGTTTTGGCAAGTTCCCAAAATATTGTGTGTTTAACAAGATAAAGTTTACAACTCTGTATACATAAATtcacaatctatatatataaaagaaagtcgtgttagttaaactatttataactcaagaacggctgaatcgatttgactgaaaattggtgggcaggtagcttagaaccaggaaacggacataggataatttttaccccgttttctattttttattccgcgcggacggagtcgctggtaaaagctagtctatatatatataaaagaaagtcgtgttagttacactatttataactcaagaacgactgaatcgatttgactgaaaattggtgggcaggtagcttagaagcaggaaacggacataggataatttttaccccgttttctattttttattccgcgcggacggagtcgcgggtaaaagctagtctatatatatataaaagaaaggcgtgttagttacactatttataactcaagaacggctgaatcgatttgactgaaaattggtgggcaggtagcttagaaccaggaaacggacataggataatttttaccccgttttctatttttcattccgcgcggacggagtcgcgagtaaaagctagtataatataaaagaaagtcgtgttagttacactatttataactcaagaacggctgaatcgatttgactgaaaattggtgggcaggtagcttagaaccaggaaaatgacataggataatttttaccccgttttctttttctttttttttattccgcgcggacggagtcgcgggtaaaagctagtttctaatattaaaaagtaaatagtttGCTTGTACTTTGATCTGTTCttacacaatttaattggaaagTAACTTTCTTAATGTCAGTACAGCAGCCACCTGCCATAGAAGATGAAACCTaactaagaaaataaaaataatgttttagcgTGAGTTACGTAGCCACCAATAAGCATAAGCTTATCATAAGCACCCATTTAGGTCTGATAACATtcatattatactagctgtcgcccgcgact
Above is a window of Papilio machaon chromosome 20, ilPapMach1.1, whole genome shotgun sequence DNA encoding:
- the LOC123722147 gene encoding odorant receptor 49a-like; this translates as MNDEINLFHFISWQIKTLKYLGIWFRIQPVNKIKFFIIISTKIIILIVAFIIPAGGQLVYLSRLIFSGKAQLQEVAGIINLILTELLIIIKLFHLYCNRINLYKLMDSRASSRLVEKSLKCRLFSVHLVVAPALRRFRVLPVKMDFVYIDVNDEPYFKYVFIYQILYKPVIVLTFVALKTLSWSCIIFASNQLDNLRHNIKNMNSSLKNFMKKNSCDKNFVFKEVFKNCVKHHNYILSFVELIQETFGGQFSLTLIFNACIICSTSVQFFSIQCPSNNISEFTWVFAFMFIFAMILYVDSYYGDAITTKNFAISEAIYSYPWVNLSPQLKRNVQLFIGKTQVPLVIKTSILVPVSLDTFTKVMNWTYKGFAVLNQMKA